One segment of Chionomys nivalis chromosome 3, mChiNiv1.1, whole genome shotgun sequence DNA contains the following:
- the Sirt4 gene encoding NAD-dependent protein lipoamidase sirtuin-4, mitochondrial isoform X2: MSGLTFRSTKAHWTANLSRPCSHGPTGLFVPPSPPLDPEKIKELQRFITLSKKLLVMTGAGISTESGIPDYRSEKVGLYARTDRRPIQHIDFIRSAPVRQRYWARNFVGWPQFSSHQPNPAHWALSNWEKLGKLHWLVTQNVDALHSKAGNQRLTELHGCMHRVLCLSCGEQTPRRVLQERFQVLNPSWSAEAQGVAPDGDVFLTEEQVRSFQVPSCDRCGGPLKPDVVFFGDTVNPDKVDFVHRRVKEADSLLVVGSSLQVYSGYRFILTAREKKLPIAILNIGPTRSDDLACLKLDSRCGELLPLIDPQ; encoded by the exons ATGAGTGGATTGACTTTCAGGTCAACGAAGGCCCATTGGACGGCGAACCTCAGCCGGCCGTGCTCTCATGGACCTACTGGGCTATTCGTGCCGCCAAGCCCACCTTTGGACCCTGAGAAGATCAAGGAGTTACAGCGCTTCATTACCCTTTCCAAGAAACTTCTAGTGATGACTGGCGCAGGAATCTCCACGGAGTCTGGGATCCCAGACTACAGGTCGGAAAAGGTGGGTCTTTACGCCCGCACGGACCGGAGACCCATCCAGCATATCGATTTCATACGCAGCGCTCCAGTTCGTCAGCGGTACTGGGCCAGAAACTTTGTGGGCTGGCCTCAGTTCTCCTCTCACCAACCCAACCCAGCACATTGGGCCTTGAGCAActgggagaaactggggaagcTGCACTGGTTGGTGACTCAGAATGTGGATGCTCTGCACTCCAAGGCGGGGAACCAGCGGCTGACAGAGCTCCATGGATGCATGCACAG AGTCCTGTGCCTGAGCTGTGGGGAACAGACTCCCCGCAGGGTACTGCAGGAACGCTTCCAAGTCCTGAACCCCAGCTGGAGCGCTGAGGCGCAGGGCGTGGCCCCCGACGGTGATGTGTTCCTCACTGAGGAGCAGGTCCGGAGCTTTCAGGTCCCGTCCTGTGATCGGTGCGGAGGTCCTCTGAAACCAGATGTCGTTTTCTTTGGGGACACAGTGAACCCAGACAAGGTTGACTTTGTGCACAGGCGCGTGAAAGAGGCTGATTCGCTACTGGTGGTCGGATCGTCCCTGCAG GTGTACTCTGGTTACCGGTTCATCCTCACCGCCAGGGAGAAGAAGCTTCCCATTGCCATTCTGAACATCGGACCCACTAGGTCAGATGACTTGGCCTGCCTGAAGCTGGATTCCCGCTGCGGAGAGTTGCTGCCTTTAATAGATCCACAGTGA
- the Sirt4 gene encoding NAD-dependent protein lipoamidase sirtuin-4, mitochondrial isoform X3: MDFFFSRRRMSGLTFRSTKAHWTANLSRPCSHGPTGLFVPPSPPLDPEKIKELQRFITLSKKLLVMTGAGISTESGIPDYRSEKVGLYARTDRRPIQHIDFIRSAPVRQRYWARNFVGWPQFSSHQPNPAHWALSNWEKLGKLHWLVTQNVDALHSKAGNQRLTELHGCMHRVLCLSCGEQTPRRVLQERFQVLNPSWSAEAQGVAPDGDVFLTEEQVRSFQVPSCDRCGGPLKPDVVFFGDTVNPDKVDFVHRRVKEADSLLVVGSSLQGEEASHCHSEHRTH; the protein is encoded by the exons atggatttctttttctctagaaGGAGAATGAGTGGATTGACTTTCAGGTCAACGAAGGCCCATTGGACGGCGAACCTCAGCCGGCCGTGCTCTCATGGACCTACTGGGCTATTCGTGCCGCCAAGCCCACCTTTGGACCCTGAGAAGATCAAGGAGTTACAGCGCTTCATTACCCTTTCCAAGAAACTTCTAGTGATGACTGGCGCAGGAATCTCCACGGAGTCTGGGATCCCAGACTACAGGTCGGAAAAGGTGGGTCTTTACGCCCGCACGGACCGGAGACCCATCCAGCATATCGATTTCATACGCAGCGCTCCAGTTCGTCAGCGGTACTGGGCCAGAAACTTTGTGGGCTGGCCTCAGTTCTCCTCTCACCAACCCAACCCAGCACATTGGGCCTTGAGCAActgggagaaactggggaagcTGCACTGGTTGGTGACTCAGAATGTGGATGCTCTGCACTCCAAGGCGGGGAACCAGCGGCTGACAGAGCTCCATGGATGCATGCACAG AGTCCTGTGCCTGAGCTGTGGGGAACAGACTCCCCGCAGGGTACTGCAGGAACGCTTCCAAGTCCTGAACCCCAGCTGGAGCGCTGAGGCGCAGGGCGTGGCCCCCGACGGTGATGTGTTCCTCACTGAGGAGCAGGTCCGGAGCTTTCAGGTCCCGTCCTGTGATCGGTGCGGAGGTCCTCTGAAACCAGATGTCGTTTTCTTTGGGGACACAGTGAACCCAGACAAGGTTGACTTTGTGCACAGGCGCGTGAAAGAGGCTGATTCGCTACTGGTGGTCGGATCGTCCCTGCAG GGAGAAGAAGCTTCCCATTGCCATTCTGAACATCGGACCCACTAG
- the Sirt4 gene encoding NAD-dependent protein lipoamidase sirtuin-4, mitochondrial isoform X1, with the protein MDFFFSRRRMSGLTFRSTKAHWTANLSRPCSHGPTGLFVPPSPPLDPEKIKELQRFITLSKKLLVMTGAGISTESGIPDYRSEKVGLYARTDRRPIQHIDFIRSAPVRQRYWARNFVGWPQFSSHQPNPAHWALSNWEKLGKLHWLVTQNVDALHSKAGNQRLTELHGCMHRVLCLSCGEQTPRRVLQERFQVLNPSWSAEAQGVAPDGDVFLTEEQVRSFQVPSCDRCGGPLKPDVVFFGDTVNPDKVDFVHRRVKEADSLLVVGSSLQVYSGYRFILTAREKKLPIAILNIGPTRSDDLACLKLDSRCGELLPLIDPQ; encoded by the exons atggatttctttttctctagaaGGAGAATGAGTGGATTGACTTTCAGGTCAACGAAGGCCCATTGGACGGCGAACCTCAGCCGGCCGTGCTCTCATGGACCTACTGGGCTATTCGTGCCGCCAAGCCCACCTTTGGACCCTGAGAAGATCAAGGAGTTACAGCGCTTCATTACCCTTTCCAAGAAACTTCTAGTGATGACTGGCGCAGGAATCTCCACGGAGTCTGGGATCCCAGACTACAGGTCGGAAAAGGTGGGTCTTTACGCCCGCACGGACCGGAGACCCATCCAGCATATCGATTTCATACGCAGCGCTCCAGTTCGTCAGCGGTACTGGGCCAGAAACTTTGTGGGCTGGCCTCAGTTCTCCTCTCACCAACCCAACCCAGCACATTGGGCCTTGAGCAActgggagaaactggggaagcTGCACTGGTTGGTGACTCAGAATGTGGATGCTCTGCACTCCAAGGCGGGGAACCAGCGGCTGACAGAGCTCCATGGATGCATGCACAG AGTCCTGTGCCTGAGCTGTGGGGAACAGACTCCCCGCAGGGTACTGCAGGAACGCTTCCAAGTCCTGAACCCCAGCTGGAGCGCTGAGGCGCAGGGCGTGGCCCCCGACGGTGATGTGTTCCTCACTGAGGAGCAGGTCCGGAGCTTTCAGGTCCCGTCCTGTGATCGGTGCGGAGGTCCTCTGAAACCAGATGTCGTTTTCTTTGGGGACACAGTGAACCCAGACAAGGTTGACTTTGTGCACAGGCGCGTGAAAGAGGCTGATTCGCTACTGGTGGTCGGATCGTCCCTGCAG GTGTACTCTGGTTACCGGTTCATCCTCACCGCCAGGGAGAAGAAGCTTCCCATTGCCATTCTGAACATCGGACCCACTAGGTCAGATGACTTGGCCTGCCTGAAGCTGGATTCCCGCTGCGGAGAGTTGCTGCCTTTAATAGATCCACAGTGA